One Candidatus Krumholzibacteriia bacterium DNA window includes the following coding sequences:
- a CDS encoding succinate dehydrogenase cytochrome b subunit — MSAFKFYESTVGRKFVTGLAGILLVGFLFVHLGGNLTMLVSGGLFNNYTHHLESLGVLLYIVEIVLLGIFVAHIVTALNVQLEKRRARPKGYAVNASKGAPSRQTLASRSMIVTGLVLLVFVPVHVWMFKFNQGQPSPTMMHNGKEIRDLYGIVVTAFKQPLIAWGYAAVMFLLGFHLRHGFWSAFQSMGALNRRLLPAAYALGLLVALLLASGFILLPLWIHYVTPAPGL; from the coding sequence ATGAGCGCTTTCAAGTTCTACGAGTCCACCGTCGGTAGAAAGTTCGTCACCGGTCTTGCCGGTATCCTGCTGGTGGGTTTTCTCTTCGTCCACCTCGGCGGCAACCTGACCATGCTGGTCAGCGGCGGGCTGTTCAACAACTATACCCACCACCTGGAATCGCTGGGCGTTCTCCTTTATATCGTGGAGATCGTGCTGCTCGGCATCTTCGTGGCGCACATCGTGACCGCGTTGAATGTGCAGCTGGAAAAGCGCCGCGCGCGGCCGAAGGGTTACGCGGTCAACGCTTCCAAGGGCGCGCCCAGCCGGCAGACGCTCGCATCGCGCTCCATGATCGTCACCGGTCTGGTGCTGCTGGTGTTCGTGCCGGTGCACGTGTGGATGTTCAAGTTCAACCAGGGGCAGCCGTCGCCCACCATGATGCACAACGGCAAGGAGATTCGCGACCTGTACGGCATCGTCGTCACCGCCTTCAAGCAGCCGCTGATCGCGTGGGGGTATGCTGCGGTGATGTTCCTGCTGGGATTCCATCTGCGGCACGGTTTCTGGAGCGCCTTCCAGTCCATGGGCGCGCTCAACCGGCGCCTGCTGCCGGCGGCCTATGCGCTGGGGCTGCTGGTGGCGTTGCTGCTGGCGAGTGGCTTCATCCTGCTGCCGCTGTGGATTCACTACGTAACGCCGGCCCCGGGATTGTGA
- a CDS encoding kynureninase, which yields MKPDDLYKSPNALAKEYAHFRVGERLLLSGHSHQAWPDVAFEGQKRAFLDAAEYVDDKWERAFGVAGTVRRGWARLLDDEPERVALGNNTHELVVRWLSALPLGKRPRLVTTDGEFHSIRRLVDRLAEEGIEVRKVPASPVADLAERLAREVDDRTAAAMVSSVLFRTAEIVPNLRAVAAACAKHGAELLVDAYHHLNIVPFSVSGMGLERAYITGGGYKYCQLGEGNSFLRFPARCALRPVATGWFSEFATKEAPIPNRVAYGEGPARFAGATYDPTSHYRAAEVFGFFEKRGLTPALLREVSQHQVGLLVQRFDALGLDPALISRDPARQLANIAGFLVLRSSRAGDICRALRERGVFTDYRGDVLRMGPAPYLCDDQIVRAVGILGDVCRDVR from the coding sequence GGGTGAACGGCTGTTGCTGTCCGGCCACTCGCACCAGGCGTGGCCCGATGTTGCCTTCGAGGGGCAGAAGCGCGCCTTCCTCGACGCCGCCGAGTACGTGGACGACAAGTGGGAGCGCGCGTTCGGCGTGGCGGGGACCGTGCGCCGCGGCTGGGCGCGCCTGCTCGACGACGAACCCGAGCGCGTCGCGCTGGGCAACAACACCCACGAACTCGTGGTGCGCTGGCTATCCGCGCTGCCCCTCGGCAAGCGCCCGCGGCTGGTCACCACCGACGGTGAGTTCCACTCCATCCGCCGCCTCGTGGACCGCCTGGCGGAGGAGGGCATCGAGGTGCGCAAGGTGCCGGCGTCGCCGGTGGCCGATCTGGCGGAGCGCCTGGCGCGCGAGGTGGACGACCGTACCGCCGCGGCGATGGTGTCGTCGGTGCTGTTCCGCACCGCGGAAATCGTCCCCAACCTGCGCGCGGTGGCCGCGGCCTGCGCGAAACACGGCGCCGAGCTTCTCGTCGATGCCTACCACCACTTGAACATCGTGCCGTTTTCCGTCTCGGGTATGGGGCTGGAGCGCGCCTACATAACCGGCGGTGGCTACAAGTACTGCCAGCTGGGGGAGGGGAACAGTTTTCTCCGCTTTCCGGCGCGCTGCGCGCTGCGTCCCGTGGCGACGGGCTGGTTCAGCGAGTTCGCCACCAAGGAGGCGCCCATTCCCAATCGCGTGGCCTACGGCGAGGGGCCCGCACGCTTCGCCGGCGCCACCTACGATCCCACCAGCCACTACCGTGCCGCGGAGGTGTTCGGGTTCTTCGAGAAGCGCGGGCTGACCCCCGCGCTGCTTCGCGAAGTGAGCCAGCACCAGGTGGGGCTGCTCGTGCAACGTTTCGACGCGCTCGGGCTCGATCCCGCCCTCATCTCCCGCGACCCGGCCCGCCAACTCGCTAACATTGCCGGCTTCCTGGTGCTGCGCTCCTCGCGCGCGGGGGACATCTGCCGCGCCCTGCGCGAGCGCGGCGTCTTCACCGACTATCGCGGCGACGTGCTGCGCATGGGCCCGGCGCCCTACCTGTGCGACGATCAGATCGTGCGCGCGGTCGGCATCCTGGGCGACGTGTGCCGGGACGTCCGCTGA